One window of the Deinococcus sp. Leaf326 genome contains the following:
- a CDS encoding MATE family efflux transporter: protein MAFSSTTQAELRSLLKLAGPVVLSQFASNALALIATAVIGRLGAAELAAAAYANAVYYLVFMMLTGVMLSVAPRVAQAHGAGHPAGVARALHGGLRLALLLAAVVLPLMWGVASLLPQLAPTDIRADLSAQFLRVYSLGMLPTLVFIALRGVFEGTGRPQVVTGIAFGGLLWAALLSPSLAFGWGPLPRLGLLGAATASASAAWVMALALWPLALRRAGKADLQQIGHEVRALFRLGWPIGLTLGAEGGMFTVTTLLMARFGADVLAAHNITLQAITAIFMIPLGIASATGVRVGQAAGARNWAGARRAGLLGLALSTTVMLVFAALELLAPRTILGVFVDVQDPRNVQLLATATLFLSIAALFQTVDGLQVTANGALRGLQDTRVPLYISLVAYWLVGLGLGSLLAFGLGVGARGLWFGLTAGLIFAASALVWRFLTLTARQNRKEELYP, encoded by the coding sequence GTGGCGTTTTCCTCGACAACCCAGGCCGAACTGCGGTCTCTGCTCAAACTGGCTGGGCCAGTCGTACTCTCGCAGTTCGCCTCGAATGCCCTGGCCCTGATCGCCACTGCCGTGATCGGTCGGCTGGGCGCCGCCGAATTGGCCGCTGCCGCGTACGCCAACGCGGTGTACTACTTGGTGTTCATGATGTTGACCGGGGTCATGCTCTCGGTCGCGCCCAGAGTGGCTCAGGCCCACGGCGCAGGGCATCCGGCGGGCGTGGCCCGCGCCCTGCACGGGGGCCTACGCCTGGCCCTGCTTCTGGCTGCCGTCGTCCTGCCGCTCATGTGGGGAGTCGCCAGTCTGCTGCCTCAGCTGGCGCCCACCGACATCCGCGCTGATCTGTCGGCCCAGTTCCTGCGGGTGTATTCGCTGGGCATGCTCCCGACCCTAGTGTTCATCGCGCTGCGCGGCGTGTTCGAGGGGACCGGACGGCCCCAGGTCGTGACGGGGATCGCCTTTGGGGGGCTGCTGTGGGCGGCGCTGCTCAGTCCCTCGCTGGCCTTCGGCTGGGGGCCCCTTCCGCGTCTGGGGCTGCTCGGAGCCGCGACCGCCAGCGCCTCGGCAGCGTGGGTCATGGCCCTGGCTCTGTGGCCGCTGGCCCTGCGCCGGGCGGGCAAGGCCGACCTCCAACAGATCGGCCATGAGGTCCGCGCCCTGTTCAGGTTGGGCTGGCCGATCGGTCTGACTCTCGGAGCCGAGGGCGGTATGTTCACCGTAACCACCCTGCTGATGGCCCGTTTCGGCGCGGACGTTCTGGCTGCTCACAACATCACCCTTCAGGCGATCACCGCCATTTTCATGATTCCGCTCGGCATCGCTTCGGCCACCGGGGTCCGGGTGGGTCAGGCAGCCGGCGCGCGCAACTGGGCCGGTGCCCGGCGGGCCGGCCTTCTGGGTCTGGCGCTGTCAACTACCGTCATGTTGGTGTTCGCGGCCCTGGAACTGCTGGCACCGCGGACCATCCTGGGTGTCTTCGTAGACGTGCAGGACCCACGGAATGTGCAGCTCCTGGCCACAGCCACCCTGTTCCTGAGCATCGCCGCGCTGTTTCAGACGGTGGACGGGTTGCAGGTGACCGCCAACGGCGCGCTGCGCGGACTGCAGGACACGCGCGTTCCGCTGTACATCTCCCTGGTGGCGTACTGGTTGGTGGGCCTGGGTCTGGGGAGTCTGCTGGCCTTCGGTCTGGGCGTGGGGGCGCGGGGGCTGTGGTTCGGCCTGACTGCGGGGCTGATCTTTGCAGCCTCGGCGCTGGTGTGGCGTTTTCTGACGCTCACCGCCCGGCAGAACAGGAAAGAAGAACTCTACCCGTAG
- a CDS encoding GNAT family N-acetyltransferase — protein MAEVTRNDEQHRYELRQDGRLLGFAEFRAIGDLAVMLPHTEIEPGHEGEGLGGQLARTALEDIRTQGKLVVPMCPFIAGYIRKHPEYLDLVHPQQRGVFHL, from the coding sequence ATGGCCGAAGTGACCCGCAACGATGAGCAGCACCGGTATGAGCTGCGCCAGGATGGACGACTGCTGGGATTCGCCGAGTTCAGGGCGATCGGGGACCTTGCCGTCATGCTCCCGCATACCGAGATCGAACCGGGCCACGAGGGAGAGGGACTGGGTGGGCAGCTGGCCCGGACGGCGCTGGAAGATATCCGCACCCAGGGCAAACTCGTGGTCCCGATGTGCCCGTTCATCGCCGGCTATATCCGCAAACACCCCGAATACCTGGACCTCGTTCATCCCCAGCAGCGCGGCGTATTTCATCTCTAG
- a CDS encoding (4Fe-4S)-binding protein gives MTEQTSAAPEQWGRAYTAPDISVYYDKARCIHYAACVRGLPQVFNPAEKPWIRADQALAEQVAEVVRRCPTGALHYVLREGSPEQPGAATVEARENGPLFLRGDLTVYAPEGSVPSGTVKDTRLALYRCGASDNKPYCTGAHRQIGFQAAGGQKINTD, from the coding sequence ATGACTGAACAGACGAGTGCTGCGCCGGAGCAGTGGGGCCGCGCCTATACGGCTCCGGACATCAGCGTGTATTACGACAAGGCCCGGTGTATTCATTACGCCGCCTGTGTCCGCGGGCTCCCACAGGTCTTCAACCCTGCGGAGAAGCCCTGGATTCGGGCAGATCAGGCCCTTGCCGAGCAGGTCGCCGAAGTGGTCCGCCGCTGCCCCACGGGGGCACTGCACTACGTCCTGCGCGAGGGAAGTCCCGAACAGCCCGGAGCTGCGACGGTAGAGGCGCGGGAAAACGGCCCGCTGTTTCTGCGCGGCGACCTGACGGTCTATGCCCCCGAGGGCTCGGTGCCCAGCGGCACCGTGAAAGACACTCGCCTTGCCCTGTACCGCTGCGGTGCCAGCGACAACAAACCCTACTGCACTGGGGCCCACCGTCAGATCGGTTTCCAGGCCGCTGGTGGGCAGAAGATCAATACGGACTGA
- a CDS encoding glycosyltransferase family 2 protein, with amino-acid sequence MKASGLERLYVLGAGAFFVGKAATLLLNAVVFPRLRPRPTPPGAARVSILIPARDEAHTLPLTLPGVLAQGAGEVLVLDDHSADGTAGLAAALGARVIRGAPLPPGWVGKSWACEQMACAAGGDLLVFTDADVFWRPGALGAVLHALETSRADLLTVLPRHTGLTPGARGLTPLVDAVVLGWLPYLLLRTHWPLATVANGQLMAFRRAAYWRAGGHAAVRADILEDTQLARRLKAGGGRVVPALGQACVEVTMYRGYRESLRGFGKNALGVHLDSRALLLGLGVWHLLVYTAPWLLPASPGVRALRLAGVAERALVNLVSGRRRVPDLAEGLLGPITPLLALPAYVLALRRTVRWKGREYPAR; translated from the coding sequence ATGAAGGCGAGCGGGTTGGAGCGCCTGTATGTCCTCGGCGCGGGGGCTTTTTTCGTGGGTAAGGCGGCCACCCTGCTCCTCAACGCCGTGGTTTTCCCCCGGTTGCGGCCCCGGCCCACGCCGCCGGGGGCCGCGCGCGTCTCCATCCTGATTCCGGCGCGCGACGAGGCCCACACACTGCCGCTGACCTTACCGGGCGTGCTCGCGCAGGGAGCGGGTGAAGTGCTGGTCCTTGACGACCACTCGGCCGACGGTACGGCGGGTCTCGCGGCCGCGCTGGGCGCGCGGGTCATCCGGGGCGCGCCCCTGCCGCCCGGCTGGGTGGGAAAATCCTGGGCCTGCGAGCAAATGGCCTGCGCCGCAGGCGGCGACCTCCTGGTTTTTACCGACGCCGACGTGTTCTGGCGCCCCGGCGCGCTGGGTGCAGTGCTGCACGCGCTGGAGACCAGCCGCGCCGACCTCCTGACCGTCCTGCCGCGCCACACGGGCCTGACCCCAGGTGCGCGGGGGCTGACGCCGCTGGTGGACGCCGTGGTCCTGGGGTGGCTGCCGTACCTGCTGCTGCGCACGCACTGGCCGCTCGCCACCGTCGCCAATGGGCAGCTCATGGCTTTTCGGCGGGCGGCGTACTGGCGCGCCGGGGGACACGCGGCCGTGCGCGCCGACATTCTGGAGGACACCCAGCTGGCCCGGCGGCTCAAGGCCGGAGGGGGGCGGGTTGTCCCCGCGCTGGGGCAGGCATGCGTGGAGGTCACGATGTACCGGGGCTACCGTGAGTCGCTGCGCGGCTTCGGCAAAAATGCCCTCGGCGTGCACCTCGACTCACGCGCCCTGCTTCTCGGGCTGGGGGTGTGGCATCTGCTCGTCTATACGGCGCCGTGGCTGTTGCCGGCGTCGCCGGGAGTCCGGGCGCTGCGGCTGGCAGGCGTCGCGGAGCGCGCGCTCGTGAACCTCGTCTCCGGGCGCCGCCGGGTTCCCGACCTCGCCGAGGGACTGCTCGGGCCGATCACCCCCCTGCTGGCCCTACCGGCCTACGTGCTGGCCCTGCGCCGCACCGTGCGCTGGAAGGGCCGCGAGTACCCGGCGCGCTGA
- a CDS encoding 3-oxoacyl-ACP synthase III family protein gives MTDQASAGYSAGHSAESLGLRILATAEALPRRVVPTAEVAARCGLDPQLAEARSGVRERRWLSEGETALSLGAEAARCALDAASLEVGQVDVLLNASGSQLQPIPDGAALLARELGLRGAAAYSLHGTCLSFLLALHHAALLLHAGQAQHILIVSSEAGSLGLNFAQPESALLIGDGAAAVLVGRAEGGEGVQAMRFETYPEGADHTRIRGGGSLLPPGHPDAGPLDFTFDMQGRRVLRLAAQVVPGFLERLRPGLSTGLPGIDRVVPHQASAAGLELMRRSGWPPEQTETTLATLGNVVAASLPLTLHRALSRPAEVAPAPQILLLVGTGAGLSVGGLILRV, from the coding sequence ATGACCGACCAAGCGAGCGCCGGATATAGCGCTGGCCACAGTGCCGAATCCCTGGGCCTGCGCATTCTCGCCACTGCCGAGGCGTTGCCGCGCCGGGTGGTCCCGACCGCCGAGGTCGCCGCGCGCTGCGGCCTGGACCCCCAGCTGGCCGAGGCCCGCAGCGGCGTGCGCGAGCGGCGCTGGCTCTCGGAGGGCGAGACCGCCCTCTCGCTGGGGGCCGAGGCGGCCCGGTGCGCGCTGGACGCGGCGAGCTTGGAGGTAGGCCAGGTGGACGTGCTGCTCAACGCCAGCGGCAGCCAGCTCCAGCCCATTCCCGACGGCGCGGCGCTGCTGGCGCGCGAACTCGGGCTGCGGGGGGCCGCGGCCTACAGCCTGCACGGCACCTGCCTGAGCTTTCTGCTCGCGCTGCATCACGCGGCGCTGCTGCTGCATGCAGGGCAGGCCCAGCACATCCTCATCGTGAGCAGCGAGGCGGGCAGCCTGGGCCTGAACTTTGCCCAGCCGGAGAGTGCTCTGCTCATCGGGGACGGGGCCGCCGCCGTGCTCGTGGGCCGCGCGGAAGGTGGGGAGGGGGTACAGGCCATGCGCTTTGAGACCTACCCCGAGGGCGCCGACCACACCCGCATCCGGGGCGGCGGGAGCCTGTTGCCGCCGGGGCACCCGGATGCGGGGCCACTGGACTTCACCTTCGACATGCAGGGGCGGCGCGTGCTGCGCCTGGCCGCGCAGGTCGTGCCGGGCTTTCTGGAGCGGCTGCGCCCCGGCCTAAGCACCGGCCTGCCGGGCATTGACCGGGTGGTGCCGCATCAGGCGAGCGCGGCGGGCCTGGAACTCATGCGCCGCTCGGGCTGGCCCCCAGAGCAGACGGAAACCACGCTGGCGACCCTGGGCAACGTGGTGGCGGCCAGCCTGCCTCTGACCCTGCACCGCGCGCTGTCCCGTCCGGCCGAGGTCGCGCCGGCCCCCCAGATTCTGCTCCTCGTGGGCACCGGGGCGGGCCTGAGCGTGGGCGGCCTCATCCTGCGGGTATGA
- a CDS encoding F390 synthetase-related protein, translating to MPDLDRLVVLAHALREGRLLFRERAALERYAARLAHEHLRWVAAHSPYTASRFLQASLPLRAWRDLPPVGKAEMTAHFDVLNTAGLRLEEVRRVARQAEESRDFSPELVTPAGRFTVGLSTGTSGTRGVFVVGRAERLAWAGVMLRRLLPGWPLGLLRPARVAFVLRAEGGLYRSVQGRHLSFHFLDLLRPVSELARELTKLDPTLLVGPPSVLRALLETGARAHPERVVSVAEVLDPDDRRALAAGFGPVAEVYQATEGLLGLPCAHGSLHLNEAHVHFDFEDLGGGHLRPVVTDLRRRVQPLIRHRLDDVLVLDTPCPCGLAARRVAHIAGRQDDALQLPTRAGGQVTVWPDFLRGALDRVPGLREYRAEQTGPRTLALGLDPDGAEVRAAAAAEVSRALARSGATEPEVVCGPLPPAVPGTKRRRVVRTWQDGGGGDA from the coding sequence ATGCCTGACCTCGACCGCCTGGTGGTGCTGGCGCATGCGCTGCGGGAGGGCCGTCTGCTCTTCCGCGAGCGCGCCGCCCTGGAACGCTACGCGGCGCGGCTGGCCCACGAACATCTGCGCTGGGTGGCCGCCCACAGCCCCTACACGGCGAGCCGTTTTCTGCAGGCGAGTCTGCCCCTGCGCGCGTGGCGCGATCTGCCGCCAGTCGGCAAGGCCGAGATGACCGCCCACTTCGACGTGCTGAACACAGCAGGCCTGCGTCTGGAGGAGGTGCGCCGCGTGGCGCGGCAGGCCGAGGAGAGCCGCGATTTCTCGCCTGAACTCGTGACCCCCGCCGGGCGCTTCACGGTGGGGCTCTCGACCGGTACCAGCGGCACGCGCGGGGTCTTCGTGGTGGGGCGCGCCGAACGCCTCGCCTGGGCTGGGGTCATGCTGCGCCGGCTGCTGCCGGGCTGGCCGCTGGGGTTGCTGCGTCCCGCGCGGGTGGCCTTCGTGCTGCGCGCCGAGGGCGGGCTGTACCGCAGCGTACAGGGCCGGCACCTGAGCTTCCATTTTCTGGACCTGCTGCGTCCGGTCTCCGAATTGGCGCGTGAGCTGACCAAACTGGACCCGACCCTGCTCGTGGGACCGCCCAGCGTGCTGCGCGCGCTGCTGGAGACTGGTGCCCGCGCCCACCCCGAGCGCGTGGTCAGCGTGGCCGAGGTGCTCGACCCGGACGACCGCCGCGCCCTGGCTGCCGGCTTCGGGCCGGTCGCCGAGGTGTATCAGGCGACCGAGGGCCTGCTGGGGCTGCCCTGCGCGCACGGGTCGCTGCACCTCAACGAGGCCCACGTCCACTTCGACTTCGAGGACCTGGGGGGCGGCCACCTGCGCCCGGTCGTCACCGACCTGCGCCGCCGGGTCCAGCCCCTGATCCGTCACCGGCTCGACGACGTGCTCGTGCTGGACACCCCCTGCCCCTGCGGGCTGGCGGCGCGGCGCGTCGCCCACATCGCCGGTCGGCAGGACGACGCGCTGCAACTACCAACCCGCGCGGGCGGGCAGGTCACCGTCTGGCCCGATTTTCTGCGGGGGGCGCTGGACCGCGTGCCCGGTCTGCGCGAGTACCGCGCCGAGCAGACCGGCCCGCGCACCCTGGCCCTGGGCTTGGACCCCGACGGGGCGGAGGTGCGTGCCGCCGCTGCCGCCGAGGTGAGCCGCGCTCTGGCCCGCAGCGGGGCCACCGAGCCGGAGGTCGTATGCGGGCCGCTGCCTCCCGCCGTGCCCGGAACCAAGCGTCGCCGGGTCGTGCGGACGTGGCAGGATGGAGGCGGAGGAGACGCATGA
- a CDS encoding MBL fold metallo-hydrolase, with the protein MIRPTPGPDRVDVVPLVAGFCLNVAALTERGAPWRLRAYPAGFALLFHPRRGPVLFDTGYGAAVPAAMRRWPGVLYGLVTPVRLPATQTLPAQLARLGLMPSDIREVIVSHLHADHVGALRELPRARFVLDPQAYAPLRALRGLRAVRRAFLPEVLPPDFGDRLSPLVFAPAPPELAPFNRAADVFGDGLVYALPVPGHAPGMVALLVRTGAAGPEGQGWTLLAGDVAYHVGALREGGEPHPLARAAFWDVRGERESRAKVRAWLAAHPHARVIVSHDVPESPGETPHA; encoded by the coding sequence GTGATCCGGCCGACCCCAGGGCCGGACCGGGTGGACGTCGTGCCCCTGGTGGCCGGGTTCTGTCTGAACGTTGCTGCGCTGACCGAGCGCGGCGCGCCCTGGCGGCTACGGGCCTACCCGGCGGGGTTCGCGCTGCTGTTTCATCCCCGGCGCGGGCCGGTGTTGTTCGACACCGGCTACGGCGCCGCGGTCCCGGCGGCTATGCGGCGTTGGCCCGGCGTGCTGTACGGCCTGGTGACGCCCGTGCGCCTGCCGGCCACGCAGACCCTGCCCGCCCAGCTCGCTCGCCTGGGCCTGATGCCCAGCGATATCCGCGAGGTGATCGTCTCTCACCTGCATGCTGACCATGTGGGGGCGCTGCGCGAGCTGCCCCGGGCGCGCTTCGTGCTCGATCCGCAGGCATACGCGCCGCTGCGGGCCCTGCGCGGCCTGCGGGCGGTGCGCCGCGCCTTCCTGCCCGAGGTGCTGCCGCCGGACTTCGGCGACCGGCTCTCGCCGCTGGTCTTTGCCCCCGCGCCGCCTGAACTGGCTCCCTTCAACCGCGCGGCCGACGTGTTCGGAGACGGGCTGGTCTACGCCCTGCCGGTGCCGGGCCATGCCCCCGGCATGGTGGCACTGCTGGTGCGCACCGGGGCTGCCGGGCCGGAAGGACAGGGCTGGACCCTGCTGGCCGGCGACGTGGCCTACCACGTCGGGGCGCTCCGGGAGGGGGGCGAGCCGCACCCACTGGCCCGCGCCGCCTTCTGGGACGTGCGCGGCGAGCGGGAGAGCCGGGCGAAAGTCCGCGCATGGCTTGCGGCGCATCCTCACGCCCGCGTGATCGTGAGCCACGACGTGCCTGAGTCTCCAGGGGAGACTCCACATGCCTGA